Proteins co-encoded in one Brassica oleracea var. oleracea cultivar TO1000 chromosome C4, BOL, whole genome shotgun sequence genomic window:
- the LOC106342786 gene encoding LOB domain-containing protein 14, whose amino-acid sequence MGGLGSPCGGCKFLRRKCVEGCVFAPYFCYEEGSANFGAIHKVFGASNFSKLISNLPVHDRCEAVRTISYEAQSRLHDPIYGCVSQIFSLQQQVVSLQAQVVLLREQASRKFPQEDCMEQGKVLAQDMPQDLHSWFNHVVSDSNLNQMSDVASTSMDCNESFCSSNESLYYPESMFPWSV is encoded by the exons ATGGGAGGTTTAGGTTCACCATGTGGAGGATGCAAGTTCTTGCGTAGGAAATGTGTAGAAGGTTGTGTATTTGCACCATACTTTTGCTACGAAGAAGGGTCCGCTAATTTTGGAGCCATTCACAAAGTCTTTGGTGCCAGCAACTTCTCTAAGCTCATTTCTAATCTCCCTGTTCATGACCGTTGTGAAGCCGTACGAACCATCTCTTACGAGGCTCAGTCTCGTCTCCATGATCCTATTTACGGCTGCGTCTCCCAAATCTTCTCCCTCCAGCAACAG GTTGTTAGTCTACAAGCACAAGTGGTACTCCTTAGAGAACAAGCTTCTAGAAAGTTCCCTCAAGAGGATTGCATGGAACAAGGGAAGGTTCTAGCCCAAGATATGCCCCAGGATCTTCACAGTTGGTTTAACCATGTAGTCTCAGACTCCAACCTTAACCAAATGAGTGATGTTGCGTCAACGTCCATGGACTGCAATGAGTCATTTTGCAGCTCAAATGAATCTCTTTACTACCCGGAATCCATGTTTCCATGGTCTGTTTGA